One window of the Niallia circulans genome contains the following:
- a CDS encoding AEC family transporter translates to MENFNTQFLYSVIIIGMGYFFKQRNIIKEKDGEGLARIIFNITLPCLIITTLHNVIIEKSLLILVFLGLFYGVLISIIGLFLFRNEANKQKGMLGMLIPGFNIGIFAYPLVQGIWGAEGIKYFGMFDIGNALVTFGISYLIGSYYSQEGSELSAKQVVGKLGRSIPLMTYVLIFFISIVGIEIPHQIIDVTSTISKANMPLSLLLLGIYLNFSFEKSHWKGIGRVLGIRYGTGLFLGVLAYFLWPAEDMFRYTILICLILPMASSVLPYSVEFKYNQRFVGTAANLSIVISFFLIWMIGNLIV, encoded by the coding sequence ATGGAAAATTTTAATACGCAATTTTTGTATTCCGTGATTATTATTGGCATGGGGTATTTCTTTAAACAAAGAAATATTATTAAAGAAAAAGATGGAGAAGGGCTTGCAAGGATCATTTTCAATATTACTTTACCTTGTTTAATCATCACCACCTTACATAATGTCATAATTGAAAAATCTTTGTTAATATTGGTATTTCTTGGTTTATTCTATGGTGTTCTTATTTCCATAATTGGACTATTTCTGTTCCGAAATGAAGCGAATAAGCAAAAAGGGATGTTAGGTATGTTGATACCCGGATTTAACATTGGTATTTTTGCATATCCTTTGGTGCAGGGTATATGGGGGGCTGAAGGGATAAAATATTTTGGTATGTTCGATATTGGGAATGCCCTTGTCACTTTCGGAATTAGTTATTTAATTGGCAGCTATTATTCACAAGAAGGATCCGAACTTTCAGCGAAGCAAGTGGTAGGGAAGCTGGGACGATCGATCCCGCTGATGACCTATGTACTTATTTTCTTCATCAGTATTGTAGGTATCGAGATACCCCATCAGATAATTGATGTGACATCTACCATTTCGAAGGCTAATATGCCACTCTCTTTGCTGCTTCTCGGTATTTATTTGAACTTTTCTTTTGAAAAGAGTCACTGGAAAGGAATTGGAAGGGTACTAGGGATTCGGTACGGGACAGGGCTTTTTTTAGGCGTACTAGCATATTTTTTATGGCCAGCAGAAGATATGTTTCGTTATACCATTTTAATCTGCTTAATCTTGCCGATGGCATCAAGTGTTTTACCGTATAGTGTGGAGTTTAAATATAACCAACGATTTGTAGGAACTGCTGCTAATTTATCGATAGTCATTAGTTTTTTTTTAATTTGGATGATTGGTAATTTAATTGTATAA
- a CDS encoding allantoinase: MDLDLIIQNGILVNEETLYKADVGVKGGKIVLVGSEINGNNATKIFNADGLYLFPGVIDSHVHFNEPGRSDWEGLESGSKSLAAGGATLFFDMPLNSHPPTTTEYGFQQKERLAKEKSIIDYRLWGGIVPGNYDEIEKLVKCGVIGFKAFMSNSGIEDFQSADDRTLYQAMQKIAALHSILAVHAESDTITEFLSKEIIHQQTNLGLAFSNARPIFSEVEAVQRIIAYAESTKCKLHIVHISSSKVLEPIVSAKKRGLDISVETCPHYLSLTIDDLEELGAVAKCAPPLRSDKEVDDLWKAIKREEIDMIGSDHSPSLPSMKNGNLLEAWGGIAGCQTTLSVLLEEGYWKRGISLPLIAKITSTNPAKRFGLYPQKGSFANGSDADIAIVDLNETYTLQKEDLYYKHKISPYIGKTFRGKVKATICKGEIVYSTLNG; the protein is encoded by the coding sequence GTGGATTTAGATTTAATCATTCAAAATGGAATCCTTGTAAATGAGGAAACATTATATAAAGCTGATGTCGGAGTAAAGGGTGGGAAAATAGTCCTGGTTGGTTCGGAAATTAACGGAAATAACGCTACAAAAATCTTCAATGCGGATGGACTATATCTATTTCCCGGTGTTATTGATTCACATGTCCATTTTAACGAGCCAGGAAGAAGCGACTGGGAAGGGCTTGAATCAGGCAGCAAAAGCTTAGCTGCTGGTGGTGCAACATTATTTTTTGATATGCCTCTAAATAGTCATCCACCTACAACAACAGAATATGGTTTCCAGCAAAAAGAAAGGCTAGCAAAGGAAAAATCAATTATTGATTACCGTTTATGGGGCGGAATTGTTCCAGGAAATTATGATGAGATTGAAAAATTAGTAAAATGTGGTGTCATTGGTTTTAAAGCATTTATGTCGAATAGCGGGATAGAAGATTTCCAAAGCGCTGATGACCGCACTTTATATCAAGCGATGCAAAAAATCGCAGCCTTACATAGTATCTTGGCTGTACATGCAGAAAGTGATACGATTACAGAGTTTTTAAGCAAAGAAATCATCCATCAACAGACGAATCTTGGACTTGCTTTTTCCAATGCAAGACCGATATTTTCGGAAGTGGAGGCTGTTCAACGCATCATTGCTTATGCCGAATCCACAAAGTGTAAACTGCATATTGTTCACATTAGCAGTTCGAAAGTATTGGAACCAATAGTTTCCGCAAAGAAGCGAGGGCTGGACATAAGCGTCGAAACATGTCCTCATTATTTGTCATTAACAATCGATGACTTAGAAGAATTAGGAGCAGTCGCAAAATGTGCTCCACCCCTGCGTTCTGATAAGGAAGTAGATGACTTGTGGAAAGCAATCAAACGAGAGGAAATTGATATGATTGGATCTGATCATTCACCATCTCTGCCATCGATGAAAAATGGCAATTTATTAGAAGCGTGGGGTGGAATTGCCGGCTGTCAAACAACCCTGTCTGTTTTATTAGAAGAAGGCTATTGGAAACGAGGAATTTCTCTTCCGCTTATCGCAAAAATAACAAGTACGAACCCAGCTAAACGCTTCGGTCTCTATCCACAAAAAGGAAGTTTCGCAAATGGAAGTGATGCAGATATAGCTATTGTTGATTTAAATGAAACCTATACACTCCAAAAGGAAGATCTGTATTATAAGCATAAAATAAGCCCTTATATAGGCAAAACGTTTAGGGGTAAAGTGAAAGCAACTATTTGCAAAGGAGAAATAGTTTATTCAACTCTTAATGGATAG
- a CDS encoding L-lactate MFS transporter, giving the protein MKTKNRWLIALSAVGIHISIGSVYAWSVFTKPLESQYNWTLTSISWTFSIAILFLGLSAAFLGHFVEKYGPRTSGMLSACMFGLGMAGAGFATSIESLPLLYITYGMFGGIGLGVGYITPVSTLVKWFPDRRGLATGLAIMGFGFAAMISSPVMNHLINTVGISNTFYILAAVYFVIIFVSAQYLEAPPKGYLPKGFQQSVEAGNVIVKEDLSQLTANEAVKTKRFWALWIMLFINITCGIAILAVASPMGQELAGMSVAGAATLVGIMGVFNGVGRIAWATISDYIGRPNVYTLFFAVQVVAFFALPHLHHYIAFSIIIFIIMSCYGGGFASIPAYIGDIFGTKQLGAIHGYILTAWSAAGVAGPSIVSWIRDTTGSYQGTLLVFSCMFIVSLAVSLLIRLDIRRLKELNKSVTESNSF; this is encoded by the coding sequence ATGAAAACAAAAAATCGTTGGCTTATTGCTTTATCTGCAGTTGGTATTCATATTTCAATCGGATCTGTATACGCATGGAGTGTATTTACAAAGCCGCTTGAATCACAGTATAATTGGACATTAACGAGTATTTCCTGGACTTTTAGTATTGCGATCTTATTTTTAGGATTATCAGCGGCGTTTTTAGGACATTTTGTTGAAAAATACGGACCACGAACTTCCGGCATGTTGTCTGCTTGTATGTTCGGTTTAGGGATGGCTGGTGCTGGATTTGCTACAAGTATCGAATCTTTACCACTTCTCTACATTACTTATGGAATGTTTGGGGGGATTGGCTTAGGGGTTGGGTATATTACTCCTGTATCCACATTAGTTAAGTGGTTTCCGGACCGCAGAGGATTGGCAACTGGATTAGCTATTATGGGATTTGGTTTTGCTGCAATGATCAGTAGCCCAGTTATGAATCATTTAATTAATACAGTTGGTATATCTAATACTTTTTATATTCTTGCAGCTGTTTATTTTGTTATTATATTTGTTTCAGCACAATATTTAGAAGCACCTCCAAAAGGCTATTTGCCGAAAGGTTTTCAGCAATCAGTTGAAGCTGGTAATGTAATAGTAAAGGAAGATTTATCACAATTAACAGCAAATGAAGCAGTTAAAACAAAAAGATTTTGGGCGTTATGGATTATGCTATTTATCAACATCACATGTGGTATTGCTATTCTTGCCGTTGCTTCGCCCATGGGACAGGAATTGGCAGGCATGTCAGTTGCGGGTGCTGCGACCCTAGTTGGGATTATGGGTGTATTTAATGGAGTTGGAAGAATTGCATGGGCTACAATTTCTGACTATATCGGCAGACCCAATGTATATACTTTGTTTTTTGCTGTTCAAGTAGTTGCATTCTTTGCACTGCCACATTTACATCATTATATTGCCTTTTCCATCATTATTTTTATAATTATGTCTTGCTATGGTGGAGGTTTCGCGTCCATTCCAGCTTATATTGGTGATATTTTTGGCACAAAACAGCTAGGAGCTATTCATGGTTATATTCTTACAGCTTGGTCAGCTGCAGGTGTTGCTGGACCTAGCATTGTATCATGGATTCGTGACACAACAGGAAGCTATCAAGGAACATTACTTGTTTTCTCTTGTATGTTTATTGTATCTCTGGCTGTTTCTTTACTTATTCGTTTAGATATTCGCAGATTAAAAGAATTGAATAAATCAGTGACAGAAAGTAATAGCTTCTAA
- a CDS encoding CAP domain-containing protein — translation MIRLLKWVITILLIYGAYNFYLKDNGHNAEESKPSGSMENRINQDSITSFFQSFTDEFEKIKSFFKDAEDMLPDWNFEENTEDTEEIDKPELVTPQDHPFSIHNISLGDDKKSVEKSLGSPKRETINEYGISWYAYHQNYHNFVMVGYDEHNQVEALYTNQDLIASTNGIKKGTKKEVVLKTLGKPLTEIRKGLVFYKMAEDRDYEVFALDDSYVTVFFDKHENNTVTALQIISSSLEENRKDFYVEGNEKLKEGFEYQLFDLTNASRVNNHLKPLTWNEAVRDTAQKHSLDMAENNYFSHTNLEGESPFDRMLNDGIRYTIAGENLAYGQNSSIFAHEGLMNSSGHRENILQKDFASLGVGVAFNNKSQPYYTENFLTE, via the coding sequence ATGATTAGACTATTAAAATGGGTTATTACCATTCTCCTTATATATGGGGCATATAATTTTTATCTTAAAGACAATGGACATAATGCTGAAGAAAGCAAACCTTCTGGTTCCATGGAAAATCGCATAAATCAAGATTCGATCACTTCCTTTTTCCAATCTTTTACTGATGAGTTTGAAAAAATAAAATCCTTTTTTAAAGATGCAGAGGATATGTTACCAGACTGGAATTTTGAAGAAAATACTGAAGATACAGAAGAAATTGATAAACCAGAATTAGTTACACCGCAAGACCATCCTTTTTCGATTCATAATATATCTCTCGGCGATGATAAAAAGTCGGTTGAAAAGTCACTGGGATCACCAAAGCGTGAAACAATTAATGAATACGGCATCTCTTGGTATGCCTATCATCAAAATTATCACAATTTTGTTATGGTAGGCTATGATGAACATAATCAAGTAGAAGCTTTATATACCAATCAAGATTTAATTGCTTCAACAAACGGGATAAAAAAAGGAACAAAGAAAGAAGTTGTCTTAAAAACATTAGGAAAACCATTAACAGAGATAAGAAAAGGACTTGTTTTTTATAAAATGGCAGAGGACAGGGATTACGAAGTGTTCGCACTTGATGATTCATATGTAACGGTATTCTTTGATAAGCATGAAAATAACACCGTAACTGCTCTGCAAATTATCAGCTCTTCCTTAGAAGAAAATCGCAAGGATTTTTATGTGGAAGGAAATGAAAAATTAAAAGAAGGCTTTGAATACCAATTATTTGATTTAACTAATGCCAGTCGTGTCAATAACCATTTAAAGCCGCTGACTTGGAATGAGGCAGTTCGTGATACGGCTCAAAAACATAGTTTAGATATGGCAGAAAATAATTATTTCAGCCATACTAATCTGGAGGGTGAATCTCCATTTGATCGCATGCTTAACGATGGTATCCGTTACACGATAGCAGGGGAAAATTTGGCTTATGGCCAAAACAGCAGTATATTTGCTCACGAAGGCTTAATGAATTCGAGCGGCCATCGAGAAAATATTCTTCAAAAAGATTTCGCCTCTCTCGGCGTAGGAGTTGCCTTTAACAATAAGTCTCAACCATATTATACCGAAAACTTCCTGACAGAATAA
- the uraH gene encoding hydroxyisourate hydrolase → MKMGITTHVLDLSKGKPGKGIKVELWRLLDSERIFLASGITNQDGRVDTILLEKVETGEFELVFHIQEYYRHLEEQHPFFTTIPIRFYTDETQPHYHIPLLLSGWGYQTYRGS, encoded by the coding sequence ATGAAAATGGGCATAACAACTCATGTATTAGATTTATCCAAGGGGAAACCAGGAAAAGGGATAAAAGTTGAGCTGTGGAGATTACTAGATTCTGAAAGAATTTTTTTAGCAAGCGGAATAACCAACCAAGACGGCAGAGTCGACACTATCCTATTAGAAAAAGTAGAGACTGGAGAATTCGAATTAGTATTTCATATACAAGAGTATTATCGTCATTTAGAAGAACAACACCCATTTTTCACCACGATTCCTATCCGTTTTTATACAGATGAAACCCAGCCGCATTATCATATTCCTTTATTATTATCTGGCTGGGGATATCAAACCTATCGGGGGAGCTGA
- a CDS encoding branched-chain amino acid aminotransferase, whose product MTDQTITVTLAKDKKPKPDPSTLVFGKVFTDHMFMMDYTVDKGWHDAQILPYQPITLDPASVIFHYGQAVFEGMKAYLTEEGKVLLFRPKKNMERLNKSNDRLCIPEIDEEFALNALTQLINIDREWIPKGEGTSLYIRPFIISTQPFLGVAASISYKFMIILSPVGSYYKEGVKPVKIFVENEYVRAVAGGTGSAKTAGNYAASLKAQQIANERGYSQVLWLDGVEKKYIEEVGAMNVFFKINGEVYTPELNGSILEGVTRSSVMELLKYWNIPVTERKITIAEIFEAHKNGQLEEAFGTGTAAVISPIGEFFWNEEKIVLNNGETGELASKLYNTITDIQNGRQEDPFGWAVEVK is encoded by the coding sequence GTGACAGATCAAACAATTACTGTGACTTTAGCAAAAGATAAAAAACCGAAACCAGATCCTTCTACATTAGTATTTGGTAAAGTATTTACAGACCATATGTTTATGATGGATTATACAGTAGACAAAGGTTGGCATGATGCTCAAATTTTGCCATATCAACCAATAACTTTAGATCCTGCTTCTGTTATTTTCCACTATGGCCAAGCAGTTTTTGAAGGCATGAAGGCATACTTAACGGAAGAAGGTAAAGTGCTATTATTCAGACCAAAGAAAAATATGGAGCGTTTAAATAAATCAAATGACAGACTTTGTATTCCAGAAATAGATGAAGAGTTTGCCCTAAATGCCTTAACACAATTAATTAATATTGATAGAGAGTGGATTCCGAAAGGGGAAGGTACTTCTTTATACATAAGACCATTTATCATTTCCACACAGCCGTTCTTAGGAGTTGCTGCATCAATTAGCTATAAATTTATGATCATTTTATCTCCTGTTGGTTCGTATTATAAAGAAGGAGTTAAACCGGTTAAAATTTTTGTGGAAAATGAATATGTTCGTGCAGTTGCTGGTGGTACAGGATCTGCTAAAACTGCTGGAAACTATGCAGCAAGCTTAAAAGCGCAGCAAATTGCAAATGAAAGAGGATATTCCCAAGTTCTTTGGCTAGATGGCGTAGAAAAGAAATATATTGAAGAAGTTGGAGCGATGAATGTTTTCTTTAAAATTAATGGGGAAGTATATACCCCTGAATTAAATGGAAGCATACTAGAAGGGGTAACCAGAAGCAGTGTTATGGAGTTGCTGAAATATTGGAATATTCCTGTAACAGAAAGAAAAATAACTATTGCTGAAATCTTTGAAGCACATAAAAATGGTCAATTAGAAGAAGCATTTGGTACAGGAACAGCTGCTGTTATCTCCCCGATTGGTGAGTTCTTCTGGAACGAGGAAAAAATCGTTTTAAATAATGGAGAAACAGGGGAGTTAGCATCCAAATTATATAATACAATTACAGATATTCAAAATGGAAGACAAGAAGATCCATTTGGATGGGCTGTTGAAGTGAAATAA
- a CDS encoding (2Fe-2S)-binding protein: MDTNEITETTTFKVNGESLTLSLPPTFRLVDILREVLTFTGTKIACEAGRCGACSVIMNGKLVNSCLVMAYQLENAEILTIESLAEKNLHPIQEAFLQAGALQCGYCTPGMVMALKSLLDENEHPSRAEVLTALSGNLCRCTGYEGILRAVTLLTNKRDEKG; the protein is encoded by the coding sequence ATGGATACAAATGAAATCACGGAAACAACCACTTTTAAGGTGAATGGAGAATCTTTAACGCTAAGTCTTCCTCCAACATTTCGCCTTGTTGATATTCTTAGGGAGGTTTTAACTTTTACTGGGACGAAAATAGCTTGCGAAGCTGGTAGGTGTGGTGCTTGCTCAGTCATCATGAACGGAAAGCTGGTGAATTCCTGTTTAGTAATGGCATATCAATTAGAAAATGCAGAAATTTTAACGATTGAAAGCTTAGCAGAAAAAAATCTTCATCCCATCCAAGAAGCATTTTTACAGGCGGGCGCACTACAGTGTGGTTACTGTACTCCTGGGATGGTAATGGCATTAAAAAGTTTACTAGATGAAAACGAGCATCCCTCTAGAGCGGAAGTACTGACTGCTTTATCTGGAAACCTTTGTCGCTGTACAGGATATGAAGGAATTTTAAGAGCTGTTACGTTGTTAACTAATAAACGGGATGAAAAGGGATGA
- a CDS encoding Cof-type HAD-IIB family hydrolase, with translation MSYKMIVLDMDDTLLTDDHIISEATKTALMLAQEKGVKVVLASGRPTYAMLDAAKELRLAEYGSFILSFNGAKITNCQTNEELFSSTLSPETVHQLFDLSQRENIWIHTYMNDEIITQENNPFTEIEGKLTGLPIKTVADFKQTVSSPVVKVLMVKEENYLKEVEARLQKELANDLSVMRSKPYFLEFTELGVTKGTSLAILIEKLGISREEVIAIGDSYNDVAMIEFAGLGVAMGNAPDDVKQLADYVTDTNNNDGIAKVIDMFILEPLVTKSV, from the coding sequence ATGAGCTATAAAATGATCGTATTAGATATGGATGATACTTTATTAACAGATGACCATATTATTTCAGAAGCAACCAAAACTGCTTTAATGCTTGCACAAGAAAAAGGTGTAAAAGTAGTTCTCGCTTCTGGAAGACCAACATATGCAATGCTGGACGCGGCAAAAGAATTAAGACTTGCGGAATATGGCAGTTTTATTCTTTCATTCAATGGAGCAAAAATAACTAACTGTCAAACAAACGAAGAATTATTCAGCAGTACACTTTCTCCCGAAACTGTTCACCAGCTATTTGATTTGAGCCAGAGAGAAAACATTTGGATTCATACTTATATGAATGACGAAATTATTACGCAAGAAAATAATCCTTTTACTGAAATCGAAGGAAAACTTACAGGCTTGCCGATAAAAACAGTTGCGGATTTTAAGCAGACCGTTTCTTCTCCTGTTGTAAAAGTATTAATGGTGAAAGAAGAAAATTATCTTAAAGAGGTAGAAGCAAGACTACAAAAAGAATTGGCTAATGATTTAAGTGTCATGCGCTCTAAGCCATACTTCCTTGAATTTACTGAATTAGGTGTTACTAAAGGGACAAGCTTAGCGATACTTATTGAAAAACTTGGTATCTCTAGAGAAGAAGTGATTGCAATAGGTGATAGTTATAACGATGTTGCCATGATTGAATTTGCTGGCCTTGGAGTTGCTATGGGCAATGCGCCAGATGATGTAAAGCAGCTTGCAGATTACGTAACTGATACAAATAACAACGATGGTATAGCAAAGGTAATCGATATGTTTATTTTAGAACCCTTGGTTACGAAATCTGTTTAA
- the uraD gene encoding 2-oxo-4-hydroxy-4-carboxy-5-ureidoimidazoline decarboxylase has translation MYTIAEINQMNRQEFIEKIGWVFEHSPWIANKTWNYRPFPSLNTLYQLMVQAVMEAPIGDQLDLIRAHPDLGGKLKMTSSSSKEQKGAGLNQLSEQEYMQFAALNKTYSEKFGFPFILAVKGHTKDSVYQSMKERVNHTKEEEFQTALTEIFSISKFRLEEIVKLETEGQGA, from the coding sequence ATGTATACGATAGCAGAAATTAATCAAATGAATCGACAGGAATTCATCGAAAAGATTGGCTGGGTGTTCGAGCATAGTCCGTGGATTGCCAATAAAACTTGGAATTATCGCCCCTTTCCAAGCTTAAATACACTCTATCAACTAATGGTACAGGCAGTAATGGAAGCGCCAATTGGAGATCAGCTTGATTTAATCCGGGCACATCCTGATTTAGGCGGGAAGTTAAAAATGACCTCCTCTTCTAGTAAGGAACAAAAAGGTGCTGGCTTGAATCAATTATCGGAGCAAGAATACATGCAATTTGCAGCCTTAAATAAGACCTATTCCGAGAAATTCGGCTTTCCGTTTATCTTAGCTGTCAAAGGTCATACCAAGGATTCCGTTTATCAGTCCATGAAAGAACGTGTAAACCACACAAAGGAAGAGGAATTTCAAACTGCATTAACCGAGATATTTTCTATATCGAAATTCCGATTAGAGGAAATAGTCAAACTAGAAACAGAAGGACAAGGTGCATAG
- a CDS encoding IDEAL domain-containing protein, whose product MEKYLLNAPKQSVGNVVDSLFAEMVLEKALYDFQKAALKKQIDETLIAGDKELFYRLTKELNQLTAK is encoded by the coding sequence ATGGAAAAATATTTATTAAATGCACCAAAACAGTCTGTAGGAAATGTTGTGGATTCTTTATTTGCAGAAATGGTATTGGAAAAGGCCCTTTATGACTTTCAAAAAGCTGCACTAAAAAAACAAATCGATGAAACATTAATTGCTGGTGACAAAGAATTATTTTATCGTTTAACAAAAGAATTAAATCAATTAACTGCAAAATAA
- the purT gene encoding formate-dependent phosphoribosylglycinamide formyltransferase, with translation MLGAPNTSQARKIMLLGSGELGKEVIIEAQRLGLETIAVDRYEQAPASHVAHRAYTVDMLDVNQLKAIIEKEKPDYIVPEIEAIATSALMELEEEGYSVVPTAKATYLTMDREGIRRLASETLNIPTAKYAFANNITELKDAVHNIGFPCVIKPVMSSSGKGQSICRSIDEIEFSWKEAVDGGRGKKTRVIVEEFIEFESEITLLTVRSVNGTTFCPPIGHTQKDGDYIESWQPHFMSAEQLDEAEMIAKKITDSLGGYGIFGVELFLTENDVYFSEVSPRPHDTGMVTMITQDLSEFALHVRAILGYPVSGVKLHSPGASKTLKATEESNSYFIQGIEETLSFENTQIRIFGKPKTTKGRRMAVVLHTNETVDLALEGVRKASAPLSITYSS, from the coding sequence GTGTTAGGAGCACCAAATACTTCACAAGCAAGAAAGATTATGTTATTAGGTTCTGGAGAATTGGGTAAAGAGGTTATTATCGAAGCGCAGCGACTGGGACTAGAAACAATCGCAGTCGATCGTTATGAACAAGCACCAGCAAGTCATGTTGCCCACCGCGCATATACAGTAGATATGCTTGATGTTAACCAATTAAAAGCAATAATTGAAAAAGAAAAACCAGATTATATTGTTCCTGAAATTGAGGCGATTGCAACGAGTGCGCTTATGGAGCTAGAAGAAGAGGGGTATTCGGTAGTTCCAACTGCTAAAGCTACCTATTTAACGATGGATCGTGAAGGTATAAGAAGATTAGCAAGTGAAACGTTGAACATACCGACTGCAAAATATGCCTTTGCCAATAACATAACAGAATTGAAAGATGCCGTACATAATATAGGTTTTCCTTGTGTAATAAAGCCAGTCATGAGCTCTTCTGGAAAAGGGCAAAGTATTTGCCGGAGCATAGATGAAATTGAATTTTCCTGGAAAGAAGCTGTTGATGGCGGAAGAGGAAAGAAAACAAGAGTCATAGTGGAAGAGTTTATTGAATTTGAATCAGAGATTACGCTTTTAACCGTACGTTCAGTTAATGGCACTACCTTTTGTCCTCCAATTGGGCATACCCAAAAAGACGGAGATTATATAGAATCATGGCAGCCTCATTTCATGTCGGCTGAACAATTAGATGAGGCAGAAATGATTGCTAAGAAAATCACGGATAGTCTGGGTGGATATGGAATTTTTGGTGTGGAGTTATTTTTAACGGAAAATGATGTTTATTTTAGTGAAGTCTCACCACGTCCACATGATACTGGAATGGTAACAATGATTACTCAAGACCTTTCTGAGTTTGCGTTACATGTTAGAGCGATTTTAGGGTATCCAGTTTCAGGAGTGAAACTACATAGCCCAGGTGCTAGTAAAACATTAAAAGCAACTGAAGAAAGTAACAGCTATTTCATTCAGGGGATAGAAGAAACGCTATCATTTGAAAATACCCAAATACGCATTTTTGGAAAACCAAAGACCACAAAAGGGCGGAGAATGGCAGTAGTATTGCATACAAATGAAACGGTGGATTTAGCGTTAGAAGGGGTAAGGAAAGCTTCCGCGCCACTTTCCATCACCTATTCTAGCTGA